In Rhodospirillum rubrum ATCC 11170, a genomic segment contains:
- a CDS encoding class I SAM-dependent methyltransferase, giving the protein MASDPNAFVLAGTAITTPPLLPEMSLYLATEVTPLWEATEVALERHGVPPPYWAFCWAGGQALARHLIDHPEIVRGRRVLDFAAGCGVCAIASALAGAKAVDAAEIDSFALAAIALNATLNKVAVTSLDGDVIGALDRGWDVVLAGDVCYERPMADRVIPWLRALAGRGTKVLLADPGRAYLPGTGLSALATYEVPVSRDLEDRDIRSTTVYALLP; this is encoded by the coding sequence GTGGCGTCTGACCCCAACGCCTTCGTTCTGGCCGGAACCGCCATCACCACCCCGCCGCTCCTCCCCGAGATGAGCCTGTATCTGGCGACCGAGGTCACCCCGCTGTGGGAGGCGACCGAGGTCGCCCTGGAGCGGCACGGCGTGCCGCCGCCCTATTGGGCCTTCTGCTGGGCTGGCGGGCAGGCCCTGGCCCGCCATCTGATCGACCATCCCGAGATCGTGCGCGGCCGCAGGGTGCTTGATTTCGCCGCCGGCTGTGGGGTTTGCGCCATCGCCTCCGCCCTGGCCGGGGCGAAGGCGGTGGACGCCGCCGAGATCGATTCCTTCGCCCTGGCGGCGATCGCCCTTAACGCCACGCTCAACAAGGTGGCGGTCACTTCCCTTGATGGCGATGTCATCGGCGCGCTCGATCGCGGCTGGGACGTGGTGCTGGCCGGCGATGTCTGTTACGAGCGGCCGATGGCCGACCGGGTGATCCCTTGGCTGCGCGCCTTGGCCGGGCGGGGCACCAAGGTGCTGCTGGCCGATCCGGGGCGGGCCTATCTGCCGGGAACGGGGCTGAGCGCGCTTGCCACCTACGAGGTGCCGGTCAGCCGCGATCTGGAAGACCGCGATATCCGCAGCACCACCGTCTACGCTTTGCTGCCCTGA
- a CDS encoding TldD/PmbA family protein: MTDLAKTAANALGLLEDLVAKAVAAGATAADAVLVDGASLAVTHRLGKLEKLERSEGGDIGLRVLIGGRQAIVSSADRRPDALAALVERAVAMARTVPEDPFAGLAEPGQLARDLPAIDNFDPTEPSAEALTELVRALEDEARSVPGVTNSEGAEASWGLSTVALVGSNGFSHAYHASHSGMSVSVVAGTNETGMEGDYDYSTAVYFADLRDPLEVGREAGRRATRRLGAKRLATGRLPVVFDPRVSRGLVGHLLGAINGGGIARGTSFLKDRLGEAVFAPGIRIIEDPHRPRGLRSKPCDAEGLANRRRTLVEDGRLTSWILDLRSARQLGLESTGHASRGTGSAPSPSTTNVWLEAGPLSPQDLMADIEDGLYVTDLVGQGVNGLTGDYSRGAAGFRIEKGVLTTPVNEITIAGNLIEMFAGLTPANDLDLRYGTDAPTVRLAAMTIAGG; encoded by the coding sequence ATGACCGATCTAGCCAAGACCGCCGCCAATGCCCTGGGCCTGCTCGAGGATCTGGTGGCCAAGGCGGTGGCCGCCGGAGCGACGGCGGCCGACGCGGTGCTGGTCGATGGCGCCTCGCTGGCCGTCACCCATCGCTTGGGCAAGCTTGAGAAGCTGGAGCGCTCGGAAGGCGGCGATATCGGATTGCGGGTGCTGATCGGCGGCCGTCAGGCCATCGTGTCGTCGGCCGATCGCCGCCCCGATGCCCTGGCCGCCCTGGTCGAGCGCGCCGTGGCGATGGCGCGCACCGTGCCCGAAGATCCCTTCGCCGGCTTGGCCGAGCCCGGCCAGCTTGCCCGCGACCTGCCCGCCATCGACAACTTCGATCCGACCGAACCCTCGGCCGAGGCGCTGACCGAACTGGTGCGCGCCCTGGAGGACGAGGCACGCAGCGTTCCCGGCGTGACGAATTCCGAAGGGGCCGAGGCCAGTTGGGGGCTGTCAACCGTTGCCCTGGTCGGCTCCAACGGCTTCTCCCATGCCTATCACGCCAGCCATTCGGGCATGAGCGTTTCCGTGGTCGCCGGAACCAACGAGACCGGCATGGAAGGCGATTACGATTATTCGACCGCCGTTTATTTCGCCGATCTGCGCGATCCGCTCGAAGTCGGCCGCGAAGCCGGGCGGCGCGCCACCCGCCGGCTTGGCGCCAAACGGCTGGCGACCGGCCGCCTGCCGGTGGTTTTCGATCCCCGGGTGTCGCGCGGGCTGGTCGGCCACTTGCTTGGCGCCATCAATGGCGGCGGCATCGCGCGCGGCACCTCGTTCCTTAAGGATCGTTTGGGCGAGGCGGTCTTCGCCCCGGGCATTCGCATCATCGAAGATCCCCACCGCCCGCGCGGCCTGCGCTCCAAGCCCTGCGACGCCGAGGGGTTGGCCAATCGCCGCCGCACCCTGGTCGAAGATGGCCGATTGACCAGTTGGATCCTCGATCTGCGCTCGGCCCGCCAGTTGGGTCTGGAAAGCACCGGCCACGCCAGTCGCGGCACCGGCTCGGCGCCCAGCCCGTCGACCACCAATGTCTGGCTCGAAGCCGGACCGCTCAGCCCCCAGGACCTGATGGCCGATATCGAGGATGGTTTGTATGTCACCGATCTGGTCGGCCAGGGGGTGAACGGCCTGACCGGTGATTACAGCCGGGGAGCGGCCGGCTTCCGCATCGAAAAGGGCGTGCTGACCACGCCGGTCAACGAGATCACCATTGCCGGCAATCTGATCGAGATGTTCGCCGGGCTGACCCCGGCCAATGACCTCGATTTGCGCTACGGCACCGACGCGCCGACCGTGCGTCTGGCGGCGATGACCATCGCCGGCGGCTGA
- a CDS encoding UbiD family decarboxylase: MPFDSLRDFMALLEREHNLVRVRAPVSPVLEMTEIQTRLLDEKGPAVLFENVRRPDGSAYAMPMLVNMFGTVERVALGMDRTPAQLREVGEMLAFLKQPEPPGGWREALEMLPLLKTVLAMKPRTVSKAPCQQVVLKGKDIDLGLLPIQSCWPGEPAPLITWPVVVTQGPQASGKGARREDAFNLGIYRMQVTGRDTALMRWLKHRGGAQHWQRWKRDHAEPLPAAVVIGADPGTILAAVTPVPDTLSEYQFAGLLRGRKVELVDCVSVPLKVPATAEIVLEGHVMLDEYGDEGPYGDHTGYYNAVESFPVFRISAITMRKDPIYLSTFTGRPPDEPSVLGEALNEVFIPLLTQQFPEIVDFWLPPEGCSYRIAVVSMRKAYPGHAKRVMMGVWSFLRQFMYTKFVIVVDDDINARDWKDVMWAISTRMDPARDITVVTGTPIDYLDFASPESGLGGKIGLDATDKMAPETHREWGRKLRMSDEIIETVTRKWTDYGLPGSGKPIWK; encoded by the coding sequence ATGCCGTTCGACAGCCTGCGCGATTTCATGGCCCTGCTCGAGCGCGAGCATAATCTGGTGCGCGTGCGGGCGCCGGTCTCGCCGGTTCTGGAAATGACCGAGATCCAGACCCGTCTGCTCGACGAAAAAGGGCCGGCCGTTTTGTTCGAAAACGTCCGCCGCCCCGATGGCAGCGCCTATGCCATGCCGATGCTGGTCAATATGTTCGGCACCGTCGAGCGCGTCGCCCTGGGGATGGACCGCACCCCGGCGCAATTGCGCGAGGTCGGCGAGATGCTGGCCTTCCTCAAGCAGCCCGAACCCCCCGGCGGCTGGCGCGAAGCCCTGGAGATGCTGCCCTTGCTCAAGACCGTGCTGGCGATGAAGCCGCGCACCGTGTCGAAGGCGCCCTGCCAGCAGGTGGTGCTCAAGGGCAAGGACATCGATCTTGGCCTGCTGCCGATCCAAAGCTGCTGGCCGGGCGAACCGGCGCCGCTGATCACCTGGCCGGTGGTGGTGACCCAGGGACCGCAAGCCAGCGGCAAGGGGGCGCGCCGCGAGGACGCCTTCAACCTGGGCATCTACCGCATGCAGGTGACCGGGCGCGATACCGCCTTGATGCGCTGGCTCAAGCATCGCGGCGGCGCCCAGCATTGGCAGCGCTGGAAGCGCGACCACGCCGAGCCGCTGCCCGCCGCCGTGGTCATCGGCGCCGATCCCGGCACCATCCTGGCCGCCGTCACCCCCGTTCCCGATACCCTGTCGGAATACCAGTTCGCCGGCCTGCTGCGCGGGCGCAAGGTCGAGCTGGTCGATTGCGTCAGCGTGCCGCTGAAGGTGCCCGCCACCGCCGAGATCGTGCTTGAAGGCCACGTCATGCTTGACGAATACGGCGACGAGGGCCCCTACGGCGATCACACCGGCTATTACAACGCCGTCGAATCCTTTCCGGTGTTTCGCATTTCGGCGATCACCATGCGCAAGGATCCGATCTACCTGTCGACCTTCACCGGCCGGCCGCCCGACGAACCTTCGGTGCTGGGCGAGGCTTTGAACGAGGTGTTCATTCCGCTGCTCACCCAGCAATTCCCCGAGATCGTCGATTTCTGGCTGCCGCCCGAGGGTTGTAGCTATCGCATCGCCGTGGTCAGCATGCGCAAGGCCTATCCGGGCCATGCCAAGCGGGTGATGATGGGGGTGTGGTCGTTCCTGCGCCAGTTCATGTACACGAAATTCGTCATCGTCGTGGATGACGACATTAACGCCCGCGATTGGAAAGACGTGATGTGGGCGATTTCCACCCGCATGGATCCGGCGCGCGATATCACCGTGGTGACCGGCACCCCCATCGATTACCTGGATTTCGCCAGCCCGGAAAGCGGTTTGGGCGGCAAGATCGGCCTGGACGCCACCGACAAGATGGCCCCGGAAACCCACCGCGAATGGGGCCGCAAGCTGCGGATGAGCGACGAGATCATCGAGACCGTCACCCGCAAATGGACCGATTACGGCCTGCCCGGCAGTGGCAAGCCGATCTGGAAGTAG